From one Aeropyrum camini SY1 = JCM 12091 genomic stretch:
- a CDS encoding CopD family protein, with amino-acid sequence MATAYQIAQLLHVLAASIWIGGHIIIALGYLPRFITTGDFRPLQEFESVYEKIGLPSLAVAAITGMYMATQLGWPRGAVSSLVNLKILLLAAIVLLAVDARFRIIRRHRRGYSISRVDMAAHIIAVTLISIILAVVGWEIRY; translated from the coding sequence TTGGCTACAGCTTACCAGATCGCCCAGCTGCTTCATGTGCTTGCGGCTTCTATTTGGATAGGCGGTCATATCATAATTGCCTTAGGATACCTACCCAGGTTCATAACCACGGGTGATTTCAGACCTCTCCAGGAATTTGAAAGCGTCTACGAGAAAATAGGGTTGCCGAGTCTGGCGGTAGCGGCTATCACTGGGATGTACATGGCAACCCAGCTTGGCTGGCCCCGCGGAGCCGTCAGCAGCCTAGTCAACCTTAAGATACTGCTCTTGGCCGCCATAGTGTTGTTGGCTGTTGACGCCCGGTTCAGGATAATAAGGAGGCATAGACGAGGGTATAGTATAAGTAGAGTCGACATGGCTGCCCATATTATAGCTGTCACCTTAATATCCATTATCCTAGCCGTAGTAGGGTGGGAGATAAGATATTAG
- a CDS encoding BtpA/SgcQ family protein: protein MFDKCKPLIGVVHLPPLPGSTGYRTRRYPPRLGKLWSLEDIIEYAVSEASVYEEAGFEGVILENYGDTPYPKNPGLMQVAAMTRIVREVASRLNIPIGVNMLRNGSVEALASAYSGGGSFIRINSLCETRLSPEGIIEPDAARLAKSLALLGILEERRIEMLADVDVKHSYPLAETNIAQTVRDCIERSGVPIAAIVITGHATGGPPDTDEVVTAARTAAEYDVKTIVGSGISQLNLSKYWHIADGFIIGSSIKLGGKPWNPIDKEKARLLASLAERLRRITEGC from the coding sequence GTGTTCGACAAGTGTAAACCGCTCATCGGGGTAGTACACCTCCCGCCGCTACCAGGCTCGACAGGCTACAGAACCCGCCGCTACCCCCCCAGGCTCGGGAAGCTATGGAGCCTCGAAGATATAATAGAGTACGCCGTGTCAGAGGCCTCCGTATACGAGGAGGCGGGCTTCGAAGGGGTTATACTGGAGAACTACGGTGACACTCCCTACCCGAAGAACCCGGGCCTCATGCAAGTGGCGGCCATGACCAGGATTGTGAGGGAGGTGGCTTCGAGGTTAAACATACCTATAGGGGTCAACATGCTCAGAAACGGTAGCGTTGAAGCACTAGCCTCTGCCTACTCAGGCGGGGGGAGCTTCATACGTATAAACAGCCTGTGCGAGACCCGACTGTCCCCCGAGGGTATCATAGAGCCCGACGCCGCCCGCCTCGCGAAAAGCCTAGCACTACTAGGCATTTTAGAGGAGAGACGTATAGAAATGCTAGCGGATGTTGACGTGAAACACAGCTACCCACTGGCTGAGACAAACATAGCCCAGACTGTCAGAGACTGTATAGAGAGGAGCGGAGTACCAATAGCGGCAATAGTAATAACCGGCCACGCCACGGGAGGACCTCCAGACACTGACGAGGTAGTCACCGCGGCCAGGACAGCCGCAGAATATGATGTTAAAACAATAGTTGGAAGCGGCATATCACAGCTAAACCTATCGAAATACTGGCACATAGCAGACGGGTTCATAATAGGTTCTAGCATAAAGCTCGGAGGAAAACCCTGGAACCCGATAGACAAGGAAAAAGCCAGGCTATTGGCATCACTAGCAGAAAGGCTTAGAAGGATAACAGAAGGTTGCTGA
- a CDS encoding leucyl aminopeptidase family protein, producing MVLYTKPPSVTASDEAFFGRRTPVIVPVFKEGDSIKLPEGLPEDLASLIRDGYVSKAVSPEPGSTAKLPYKGGLVVTAGCGAPGDLEGVRRGFAAASRQVIDSFEEAQLYLSGLDSNSSTEALIGSLLGAYRLEEFKNTRKRKLQKLWLYGGSPRVDYAQAIAEGVYLARDIANAPPHRLPPAKLAATVKDLFSQFDNVDVEIFSYERLVEDGFGGIVSVGMGSDEKPRLIIIRYTGGSGEPIALVGKAVVFDSGGINLKPSQGMTLMRADKAGGAAVAGALWAAARLGIKANLVGLIPAVINVPSGSSYLPSDVIRMWDGTLVEITNTDAEGRLILADAIAYAAKQLGAKTVIDLATLTGAIVVALGPLIAGLFTRSDSLAKAFEEASKITGEKLWRMPMEDEYAKSLTQPAQAGEIVNAAQRYGGAIFGALFLERFAHGKEFAHLDIAGPGIAFEAGSLAPPYWPEKGMAPGYGVRLLIEVLNSRAGGGG from the coding sequence ATGGTTCTATACACTAAGCCACCCAGTGTTACCGCCTCAGACGAAGCGTTCTTCGGGAGGCGGACGCCAGTCATAGTCCCCGTGTTCAAGGAGGGCGACTCCATAAAGCTTCCCGAGGGGCTTCCCGAGGACCTAGCCTCTCTGATTAGAGACGGCTATGTCTCGAAGGCCGTCTCACCCGAGCCTGGGAGCACCGCAAAACTCCCTTATAAAGGCGGGTTGGTTGTTACTGCTGGCTGCGGTGCACCAGGCGATCTTGAGGGGGTTAGAAGGGGGTTTGCAGCGGCATCGAGACAGGTTATAGACTCGTTCGAGGAAGCCCAGCTCTACCTATCGGGCTTGGATTCCAATTCTTCCACCGAAGCTCTAATCGGATCTCTCCTCGGCGCCTACAGGCTTGAGGAGTTCAAGAACACCAGGAAGAGGAAGCTCCAGAAGCTCTGGCTGTACGGAGGCAGTCCTAGGGTAGACTATGCACAGGCTATTGCAGAGGGGGTTTATCTAGCTAGAGATATAGCAAACGCGCCGCCGCACAGGCTACCTCCGGCTAAGCTGGCCGCCACTGTTAAGGACCTCTTCTCCCAGTTCGATAATGTTGACGTAGAGATATTCAGCTACGAGAGGCTGGTTGAGGATGGTTTCGGGGGTATAGTGAGTGTTGGTATGGGTAGTGATGAGAAGCCTAGACTGATAATAATAAGGTACACGGGCGGTTCCGGCGAGCCTATAGCACTCGTAGGAAAGGCGGTTGTATTCGACAGCGGAGGCATCAACCTCAAGCCAAGCCAGGGCATGACCCTGATGAGGGCTGATAAAGCTGGCGGAGCAGCAGTTGCAGGAGCCCTATGGGCGGCAGCTAGGCTGGGGATTAAGGCTAACCTCGTAGGCCTTATACCAGCTGTTATAAACGTTCCCAGCGGCTCGTCATACCTGCCAAGCGACGTCATAAGAATGTGGGACGGCACGCTAGTTGAAATAACTAACACGGACGCAGAGGGAAGACTAATTCTAGCGGATGCTATAGCCTATGCTGCAAAACAGCTCGGGGCGAAGACCGTTATAGATCTTGCCACCCTGACGGGCGCCATTGTAGTGGCCCTAGGGCCGCTCATAGCTGGCCTCTTCACCCGCAGTGACAGCCTGGCAAAGGCTTTCGAAGAAGCCTCAAAGATAACTGGAGAGAAGCTTTGGAGGATGCCGATGGAAGACGAGTATGCCAAGAGCCTGACACAGCCTGCACAAGCCGGGGAGATAGTGAACGCCGCCCAGAGATACGGGGGAGCCATATTCGGCGCCCTCTTCCTAGAAAGGTTCGCACACGGTAAGGAGTTCGCACACCTGGATATAGCGGGGCCAGGCATAGCTTTCGAGGCGGGGAGCCTAGCACCGCCCTACTGGCCGGAGAAGGGCATGGCTCCCGGGTATGGTGTGAGGCTTCTGATAGAGGTCCTCAACAGCCGGGCGGGAGGGGGTGGCTAG
- the guaA gene encoding glutamine-hydrolyzing GMP synthase, giving the protein MGKAWDLDSVLVVDFGGQYAHLIARRIRELGVYSEIVPAVNLDAVGDAVSRSAGVILSGGPGSVWESRHDEAALMAIESGKPVLGICYGHQLLAKVLGGEVGRSPLPEFGPTEVEVLDHGLLLDGLPAKFKVWMSHYDAVLRPPRGAKVLARSPGSPVAAMELGSRVFGVQWHPEVRHSQFGMELLDNFLSVVGVPRSWRPGDMVSELVEGVRLQVGDARAVAAVSGGVDSTVAALIAKKALGDRLHPVFIDHGLHPEGEVERVLKLLSTVGIEPMIIDAGEQFLSALEGVADPEEKRRVVGRLYAEVLELVARELGAEYLVQGTIYPDVIESGASPGADVIKTHHNVGGLPRDMGLKLVEPLRLFYKDEVRVIAEKLGIPRELVWKQPVPGPGLAVRVEGPLTREKLRIVRHADAIVREEVESAGLSGRLWQYFAVLTASKATGVRGDSRSYGYVVALRAVESMDAMTAKPAELPWWLLERIAWRITSEIPEVVRVVYDITSKPPSTIEWE; this is encoded by the coding sequence ATGGGTAAGGCCTGGGATCTAGACAGCGTCCTGGTAGTAGACTTTGGAGGCCAGTATGCCCACCTCATCGCACGGAGGATAAGAGAGCTGGGTGTTTACAGCGAGATTGTACCGGCTGTTAACCTAGATGCTGTTGGCGATGCAGTTTCCCGGTCGGCTGGGGTCATTTTAAGCGGAGGCCCAGGCAGTGTGTGGGAGTCCCGGCACGACGAGGCGGCGTTAATGGCGATTGAATCCGGAAAACCCGTCCTGGGTATATGCTATGGCCACCAGCTCCTCGCGAAGGTGTTGGGAGGCGAGGTGGGCAGGAGCCCCCTCCCCGAGTTCGGCCCCACCGAGGTCGAGGTCCTCGACCACGGCCTTCTGCTAGACGGCCTTCCAGCTAAGTTTAAGGTCTGGATGAGCCATTACGACGCAGTTCTACGGCCCCCCCGTGGAGCCAAAGTCTTGGCTAGGAGCCCCGGGAGCCCCGTTGCTGCTATGGAGCTGGGGAGCCGGGTTTTCGGTGTTCAGTGGCACCCGGAGGTTAGGCATAGCCAGTTCGGTATGGAGTTGTTGGATAACTTCCTTTCAGTTGTTGGAGTCCCCCGGAGCTGGAGACCAGGGGATATGGTGTCTGAGCTTGTGGAGGGTGTCAGGCTGCAGGTCGGCGATGCACGTGCTGTAGCTGCGGTTAGCGGCGGCGTTGACAGCACTGTAGCCGCCCTCATCGCCAAGAAAGCCCTAGGAGACAGGCTACACCCGGTCTTCATAGATCATGGATTACATCCGGAGGGCGAGGTGGAGAGAGTTCTAAAACTACTATCCACAGTTGGTATAGAGCCCATGATTATCGACGCTGGGGAGCAGTTTCTATCCGCACTGGAAGGGGTGGCTGATCCTGAGGAGAAGAGGCGTGTGGTGGGCCGTCTCTACGCTGAGGTCCTGGAGCTAGTGGCCCGGGAGTTAGGGGCAGAATATCTAGTGCAGGGGACTATCTACCCGGATGTCATAGAGAGTGGGGCCAGCCCCGGGGCAGACGTTATAAAGACGCACCATAACGTCGGGGGTCTTCCCAGGGATATGGGGCTAAAGCTGGTTGAGCCGCTTAGACTCTTCTACAAGGATGAGGTTAGGGTTATCGCCGAGAAGCTGGGAATCCCGAGGGAGCTGGTGTGGAAACAGCCCGTACCCGGGCCTGGGCTGGCTGTGAGGGTGGAAGGGCCTCTGACGCGGGAGAAGCTGAGGATAGTCCGCCATGCAGACGCCATAGTTAGGGAAGAGGTGGAGTCGGCTGGCCTGAGTGGGAGGCTTTGGCAGTACTTTGCTGTTCTAACTGCTTCAAAGGCAACGGGGGTGAGGGGAGACTCCAGGAGCTACGGCTATGTGGTCGCCTTGAGGGCTGTGGAGTCTATGGACGCGATGACTGCAAAGCCTGCGGAGCTGCCGTGGTGGCTTCTTGAGCGGATAGCGTGGCGGATAACTAGCGAGATACCCGAGGTCGTCAGGGTTGTGTATGATATCACCAGCAAGCCTCCCTCAACGATAGAGTGGGAGTGA
- a CDS encoding mechanosensitive ion channel domain-containing protein: MARMSLTSDLQAILPSYESLIEISMRLAEAFLVVLAGLAAVLFVRSLTRRLTAARILDESSASPFYRLSRDLIVLITIMVALYVVTGSRFIIILIAVLLAAILLATWDLLMNMAAYYAIIITRIVSRDEYIIMPNGVRGWVRDVRPLFVIVETKYGVYHVPNSTMLRLGVLTKRERSYYRLTVRVWGLPSQQLIDNVKDALDNVVNTLLPEEERSVVMKRVIIDEISEDSVTIRVIVGMPHTEPRPERLADFVERLSRRLQEHGINHSITLEEQEGYEQRWGATLG, encoded by the coding sequence TTGGCCAGGATGTCTCTCACCAGCGATCTACAAGCTATCTTGCCAAGCTATGAGTCCCTCATAGAGATATCGATGCGGCTCGCAGAGGCCTTCCTAGTAGTTTTAGCGGGGTTGGCCGCCGTTCTTTTCGTGAGGAGCCTCACCAGGAGGCTCACGGCGGCTAGGATATTGGATGAGAGCAGCGCCTCCCCCTTCTACAGGCTCTCAAGAGATCTCATAGTACTGATAACTATCATGGTTGCCCTCTACGTAGTCACAGGAAGCAGGTTCATCATAATACTCATAGCCGTCCTCCTGGCGGCAATCCTCCTGGCAACATGGGATCTCCTTATGAATATGGCGGCGTACTACGCCATAATAATCACAAGAATAGTCAGCAGAGACGAGTACATCATAATGCCGAACGGGGTTAGAGGGTGGGTTAGGGATGTGCGGCCTCTCTTCGTCATCGTGGAGACAAAGTATGGGGTGTACCACGTGCCCAACTCAACAATGCTCAGGCTCGGGGTGCTGACGAAGCGGGAGAGGTCGTACTACAGGCTAACGGTGCGCGTCTGGGGACTCCCGAGTCAGCAGCTTATAGATAACGTGAAGGACGCTTTAGATAACGTAGTAAACACTCTCCTCCCAGAGGAAGAGAGGTCGGTAGTGATGAAGCGGGTCATCATAGACGAGATCTCTGAAGATAGTGTAACCATAAGAGTTATAGTAGGCATGCCCCACACCGAGCCACGGCCCGAGAGGCTCGCAGACTTTGTGGAGCGGCTTTCGAGAAGGCTCCAGGAACACGGGATTAACCACTCTATAACCCTCGAAGAACAAGAAGGATATGAACAGAGGTGGGGTGCTACCCTTGGCTAG
- a CDS encoding potassium channel family protein has product MRILIVGAGRVGRELAKRLSHAGYSVTIVDKDGEKLEIAQSEADVEGLQIDVTDPRFYSEIDIPSYDVLVAATDRDEVNLFLVAMAMAYGMEKIYVRVRMKETVRILTTLGVHDMIVEPDIIAGLLYSSITGKGRPILISDVFVGRYVVAAATVTKQSPVRGQRLKNLLKLRDLEGRVKVLAVFDGNELRDPEEISTIEEGHTIIALVDREYLEEFAKLY; this is encoded by the coding sequence TTGAGGATACTTATAGTTGGAGCGGGGAGGGTTGGTAGAGAGCTCGCTAAGAGGCTTAGCCATGCAGGCTACTCTGTCACTATCGTCGACAAGGACGGGGAGAAGCTCGAGATAGCACAGAGCGAGGCTGACGTAGAGGGGTTGCAGATCGACGTTACGGATCCACGCTTCTACAGCGAGATAGATATACCTAGTTACGACGTTCTTGTCGCCGCCACTGACAGAGACGAGGTTAACCTCTTCCTAGTCGCGATGGCCATGGCCTATGGAATGGAGAAGATCTATGTTAGGGTTAGGATGAAGGAGACGGTTAGGATCCTGACGACTCTGGGAGTCCACGACATGATAGTAGAGCCTGACATCATTGCCGGGCTCCTCTACTCCAGCATAACAGGCAAGGGCAGGCCCATCCTGATATCAGACGTCTTCGTTGGCCGGTATGTTGTGGCAGCAGCTACGGTGACTAAACAGAGCCCCGTCAGGGGCCAGAGGCTGAAAAACTTGCTGAAGCTAAGGGATCTCGAGGGGAGAGTTAAAGTCTTGGCTGTTTTCGACGGCAACGAGCTTAGGGACCCAGAAGAGATTTCAACTATAGAAGAGGGGCATACAATAATAGCCCTAGTCGACAGGGAGTATTTGGAAGAGTTCGCGAAACTCTACTAG
- the eno gene encoding phosphopyruvate hydratase, with the protein MGGEAFNIRRVRALQVIDSRGNPTIKAYVELAGGGYGWGIAPSGASRGEREAVELRDGGRKWRGKGVSRAVAIVNTIVAPRLEGVDSRRQSYIDRLLIELDGTPNKSRIGGNTTTALSIATARAAADQAGLELFQYLGGAGARRLPIPILNVINGGVHAGNDLDFQEFMIVPHGFNSFTDAIRAAVEIYGELRGLLKERYGATAVNVGDEGGFAPPMRKAEEPLQTLVQAVEKAGYEPGREVSLGIDAAASQLYRDGRYLVEGKAISREELLNIYQRLVENYPIVYLEDPFSEDDFESFKAAVEALSARTLIVGDDLLVTNPERVKEASADGAVTGLLVKVNQVGTLTEALEAIQAARDRGVAHIVSHRSGDTEDTFIADLSVATGALMIKAGAPARSERTSKYNRLLEIEDTLGYSASYAGPELLGLIRGG; encoded by the coding sequence GTGGGTGGAGAAGCTTTCAATATAAGACGCGTCAGGGCGCTCCAGGTTATCGACAGCCGAGGGAACCCAACTATCAAGGCCTACGTAGAGTTGGCTGGCGGGGGGTATGGCTGGGGTATAGCGCCTAGCGGCGCCAGCAGGGGTGAGAGGGAGGCTGTGGAGCTTAGGGACGGAGGGAGGAAGTGGAGGGGTAAGGGTGTCTCAAGGGCAGTGGCTATAGTAAACACGATAGTAGCCCCCAGGCTGGAGGGCGTGGATTCCAGGAGGCAGTCGTATATAGACAGGCTCTTGATAGAGCTTGACGGAACTCCTAACAAGTCTAGGATTGGAGGGAATACTACCACTGCTCTAAGCATAGCGACAGCTCGAGCCGCCGCAGACCAGGCTGGGCTCGAGCTGTTCCAGTACCTGGGGGGTGCAGGGGCTAGGAGACTGCCAATACCTATACTCAACGTCATAAATGGCGGTGTTCACGCAGGTAACGACTTGGATTTCCAGGAGTTCATGATAGTGCCTCACGGGTTCAACAGCTTCACGGACGCCATAAGGGCTGCTGTGGAGATCTATGGAGAGCTTAGGGGGCTGCTTAAGGAGAGGTACGGCGCAACCGCGGTTAACGTTGGGGATGAGGGAGGGTTTGCCCCGCCTATGAGAAAGGCGGAGGAGCCTCTCCAGACTCTGGTTCAGGCTGTCGAGAAGGCTGGCTACGAGCCTGGCCGCGAAGTATCCCTTGGAATCGATGCTGCAGCCAGTCAGCTCTACAGGGACGGCCGCTATCTCGTTGAGGGCAAGGCCATTTCAAGAGAAGAGCTCCTCAACATATACCAGAGACTCGTTGAGAACTATCCAATAGTTTATCTCGAGGATCCGTTCAGCGAGGACGACTTTGAAAGTTTTAAAGCGGCGGTCGAAGCCCTCTCGGCGAGAACCCTAATTGTTGGGGACGACCTTCTCGTAACTAATCCCGAGAGAGTCAAGGAAGCCTCCGCCGACGGAGCTGTCACCGGGCTACTTGTAAAGGTGAATCAGGTAGGGACTCTAACTGAAGCGCTAGAGGCTATTCAGGCTGCAAGGGATAGAGGGGTAGCTCATATTGTTAGCCACAGGAGCGGCGATACTGAGGATACATTCATAGCAGACCTCTCAGTTGCAACCGGGGCCCTAATGATTAAGGCGGGGGCTCCTGCTAGAAGCGAGAGAACCTCGAAATACAACAGGCTCCTCGAGATAGAGGATACTCTAGGCTACTCCGCCTCTTACGCTGGCCCCGAGCTACTCGGCCTCATACGCGGCGGCTAA
- a CDS encoding ferredoxin family protein: MSTKVEDRMLSIEDILQRNVWDVAEDPHIEIPRGAENQRGIPKKALALLCPAACYTEMGEELLFSYEGCVECALCRVITPKDKISWRYPRSGRGIQYRFT; this comes from the coding sequence GTGTCGACCAAGGTAGAGGATAGAATGCTGAGCATAGAGGACATACTCCAGAGGAACGTGTGGGACGTTGCTGAGGACCCCCACATAGAGATCCCCAGGGGCGCCGAAAACCAGAGGGGAATACCTAAAAAGGCCCTCGCGCTTCTATGCCCTGCTGCATGCTATACGGAAATGGGCGAGGAGCTTCTCTTCAGCTATGAAGGATGCGTTGAGTGTGCCCTCTGTAGGGTTATAACTCCTAAAGACAAGATTTCATGGAGATACCCGAGGAGCGGTAGGGGGATACAGTATAGGTTCACTTAG
- a CDS encoding tryptophan--tRNA ligase, with protein sequence MAADRLDPWGAVEIKDYDRLLHTFGIRPFSDILPLLRRVGMEPSILMRRGIIFGHRDFDKILEAKARGEPVAVLTGFMPSGKFHFGHKLTVDQLIYLQRNGFKVFIAIADAEAFAVRRIGRDEAVKIAVEEYIANMIALGLDPKDTEFYFQTNRGTPYYRLIQLFSGKVTAAEMEAIYGGLTPAKIMASLTQAADILHVQLEEYGGYRYVVVPVGADQDPHLRLTRDLADRMTGVVELERPASTYHKLQPGLDGKKMSSSRPDSTIFLTDPPETARRKLFRALTGGRATAEEQRRLGGIPEICSVYHMDLYHLMPDDDEVKHIYTSCRLGKILCGECKQIAWEKLERFLADHQRKLEKAKDIAWKLVDPPKF encoded by the coding sequence GTGGCGGCTGACAGGCTCGATCCATGGGGGGCAGTCGAGATAAAGGATTATGATAGGCTTTTGCACACGTTTGGTATTAGACCTTTCAGCGATATTCTGCCTCTACTGCGCAGGGTTGGTATGGAGCCTAGCATCCTAATGAGGAGAGGCATAATCTTTGGTCATAGGGACTTCGACAAGATCTTAGAGGCGAAGGCTAGGGGCGAGCCTGTTGCAGTGCTGACGGGATTCATGCCTAGCGGGAAGTTCCACTTCGGCCACAAACTCACAGTAGACCAGCTCATATACCTCCAGAGGAATGGTTTCAAGGTTTTTATAGCCATAGCCGATGCAGAGGCTTTCGCAGTTAGAAGGATAGGTAGAGATGAGGCTGTGAAGATAGCTGTTGAGGAGTATATAGCTAACATGATAGCCCTGGGCCTCGACCCTAAGGATACGGAATTCTACTTCCAGACTAACAGGGGAACACCGTACTACAGGCTAATCCAGCTATTCTCAGGGAAAGTTACAGCTGCAGAGATGGAGGCTATCTACGGCGGGCTTACACCCGCAAAGATAATGGCCTCGCTAACCCAGGCGGCCGACATACTCCACGTACAGCTTGAGGAGTACGGCGGCTACCGATACGTAGTAGTTCCTGTAGGCGCAGACCAAGATCCCCACCTAAGGCTCACAAGAGACCTGGCCGATCGTATGACGGGCGTGGTAGAGCTTGAAAGGCCCGCCAGCACGTACCACAAGCTCCAGCCAGGTCTTGACGGGAAGAAGATGAGCAGTAGCAGGCCAGACTCCACTATATTCCTCACAGACCCTCCAGAGACTGCTAGGAGGAAACTCTTCAGAGCTCTGACAGGAGGCAGGGCAACGGCTGAAGAGCAGAGGAGACTGGGCGGCATACCCGAGATATGTAGCGTGTATCACATGGACCTATACCACCTGATGCCTGATGACGATGAAGTGAAGCACATATACACTAGCTGCAGACTCGGGAAAATACTATGTGGAGAATGCAAGCAGATAGCTTGGGAAAAGCTGGAGAGATTCCTAGCGGATCACCAGAGAAAGCTTGAGAAGGCTAAAGACATAGCTTGGAAACTAGTGGATCCCCCAAAATTCTAA
- a CDS encoding vitamin K epoxide reductase family protein: MSRISAVLLAAALLGYAASIAGYFEYSTGSGVCEIGDVGLAVVDCSSVYSIPQAVLFGVVHLSVIAPVYFTFLSLAALAYWVKGSRIFLYSTTILSLVGAVMVPYLVYLEVFVAGAFCLWCTVMHLSILSALALSLLCLRACG, from the coding sequence TTGTCGAGGATTTCAGCGGTTCTTCTCGCCGCTGCCCTACTTGGCTACGCCGCCAGTATTGCTGGCTATTTCGAGTACTCTACTGGCTCTGGTGTTTGCGAGATTGGTGACGTCGGTTTAGCTGTTGTCGATTGCTCCAGTGTTTATAGTATTCCCCAGGCTGTGTTGTTTGGCGTTGTTCATTTGAGCGTGATTGCTCCAGTGTATTTTACTTTTTTGTCTCTAGCGGCGTTGGCCTACTGGGTTAAGGGCTCTAGGATTTTCCTTTACTCCACGACAATTCTCTCCCTCGTAGGTGCAGTCATGGTTCCCTACCTAGTTTATCTGGAGGTTTTTGTGGCCGGTGCTTTCTGTCTCTGGTGCACGGTGATGCATTTATCCATATTGTCGGCGCTGGCCCTTTCTCTCCTATGTTTGAGGGCTTGCGGCTAG
- a CDS encoding PhoH family protein: MEGLEKFKGLFDALEPRSEGQKELKEALLSDVDLVGVFGPTGTGKSLFSIIYGIAMVAEGKFRRVVLARPVIDVVTGRELTVMTDAQSYRRLAAEYLMDILSGFLGEERVREVLSSESLVLVDPHFLRGRTFDSSVIIVDDSQSMPPEAIVEIITRLGTGSKLIVIGDPVFQRTVEPGMDGASMAREILSNEPTAEVVDLGLKDIVRPGAKRGVKMLMELLMRKRELNQAEKEVIEAARVHSPDADIITAVDLQDAKRRWGIESDHVPDVLVIVKEGHLGRFIGKGGERIEKIEGDTGLKIRAIEHTLDLKEIVRAVHPVSWIHKHVIDFDFAGPQLKIKVGKEHMGPMLGQKGTHIRFLDEIVRKLLGVGVFVEEAEERRRRRKRR; the protein is encoded by the coding sequence GTGGAGGGTCTCGAGAAGTTTAAGGGGCTCTTCGACGCGCTAGAACCTAGGAGCGAGGGTCAGAAGGAGCTTAAAGAAGCTCTTCTCTCCGACGTGGACTTAGTCGGCGTCTTCGGCCCCACCGGCACAGGGAAGAGTCTATTCTCCATAATCTACGGGATAGCAATGGTTGCCGAGGGCAAGTTTAGGAGGGTAGTCCTCGCAAGGCCAGTTATAGATGTTGTTACGGGGCGAGAACTAACAGTTATGACTGACGCCCAGTCATATAGAAGGCTTGCCGCAGAATATCTAATGGACATCCTCTCGGGTTTCCTAGGGGAGGAGAGGGTCAGGGAGGTGTTGTCGAGCGAGAGCCTCGTTCTCGTAGACCCACATTTCCTGAGGGGTAGAACGTTCGACAGCAGCGTCATTATAGTGGACGACTCGCAGAGCATGCCACCCGAGGCTATAGTGGAGATTATCACGAGGCTCGGCACGGGGAGCAAGCTGATAGTCATCGGGGATCCTGTGTTCCAGAGGACAGTCGAGCCGGGAATGGATGGTGCTAGTATGGCCAGGGAGATCCTTAGCAACGAGCCCACCGCTGAGGTCGTTGATCTGGGGTTAAAGGATATTGTTAGGCCAGGTGCAAAGAGAGGAGTCAAAATGCTCATGGAGCTGCTGATGAGGAAGAGGGAGTTAAACCAGGCTGAAAAAGAAGTTATAGAGGCTGCCCGGGTACACTCGCCAGACGCAGACATAATTACAGCCGTCGACCTCCAGGACGCGAAGAGGAGATGGGGTATTGAAAGCGACCACGTCCCCGACGTGCTTGTCATAGTTAAAGAAGGCCACCTGGGCCGTTTCATCGGCAAGGGCGGCGAGAGGATCGAGAAGATAGAGGGTGATACAGGACTTAAAATCAGGGCTATAGAGCATACTCTAGACTTGAAGGAGATAGTCAGGGCGGTACACCCAGTCAGCTGGATACACAAGCACGTCATAGACTTCGACTTCGCTGGTCCCCAGCTCAAAATAAAGGTGGGTAAAGAGCATATGGGCCCTATGCTGGGGCAGAAGGGGACTCACATAAGGTTCTTAGACGAGATAGTGAGGAAGCTCCTCGGTGTTGGCGTGTTCGTCGAGGAGGCCGAGGAGAGGCGGAGGAGGCGGAAGAGGAGATAG